Proteins encoded by one window of Erwinia pyrifoliae DSM 12163:
- a CDS encoding DHA2 family efflux MFS transporter permease subunit — protein MIKSARSMAGLPWIAAMAFFMQALDATILNTALPAIAQSMERSPLAMQSTIISYTLTVAMLIPVSGWLADRFSTRRVFISAVFLFSLGSLACALSGSLEMLVASRIVQGVGGAMMMPVARLALLRAYPRSELLQVLNFVTMPGLVGPVLGPLLGGVLVTWASWQWIFLINIPIGVLGIFFARKYMPDFTTPKRRFDVLGFLLFGLGLVGISSGIELFGERVVSSLIALVVLLAGIALLLLYIVHARRHPSPMIPLPIFKTRTFSVGIVGNIFSRLGTGSVPFLMPLMLQVGFGYTALLAGCMMAPLALGSVLAKSMVTSVLRGFGYRKTLGGISVIIGVLVASFSLQSENWNILALLIPLFILGLAMSTQFTAMNTITLADLNDGSASSGNSLLAVTQQLAIGFGVAVSAAVLRFYEDFGGGTLYQFHATFLTMGIVTVLSALVFLLLKPGDGGNLISDRDKQKT, from the coding sequence ATGATTAAATCCGCGCGCAGTATGGCCGGACTTCCGTGGATTGCCGCGATGGCATTCTTTATGCAGGCGCTGGATGCCACCATCCTTAATACCGCTCTGCCCGCTATCGCCCAAAGTATGGAACGCTCCCCGCTGGCAATGCAGTCCACTATTATCAGCTATACACTGACGGTGGCCATGCTAATCCCGGTCAGTGGCTGGCTGGCTGACCGCTTTAGTACTCGTAGAGTGTTTATAAGCGCGGTCTTTCTGTTCTCACTGGGTTCACTGGCCTGCGCGCTGTCCGGGTCGCTGGAGATGCTGGTTGCTTCGCGTATCGTGCAGGGGGTTGGTGGCGCAATGATGATGCCGGTGGCACGTCTCGCGCTGCTGCGTGCCTATCCGCGTAGTGAACTGCTTCAGGTGCTTAACTTTGTCACTATGCCGGGGCTTGTTGGCCCGGTGCTCGGCCCATTGCTCGGTGGCGTGCTGGTCACATGGGCCTCATGGCAGTGGATTTTCCTGATTAACATTCCTATTGGCGTCCTCGGCATCTTCTTCGCGCGCAAATATATGCCGGACTTCACCACGCCGAAGCGCCGCTTTGATGTTCTGGGCTTCCTGCTGTTTGGGTTGGGACTGGTGGGCATCTCCAGTGGAATTGAACTATTTGGCGAGCGCGTGGTGTCCAGCCTGATTGCGCTGGTCGTTCTGCTGGCAGGGATAGCGTTACTGCTCCTCTATATAGTCCATGCCCGGCGACATCCCTCTCCGATGATCCCACTCCCCATTTTCAAGACGCGCACGTTTTCCGTTGGTATCGTCGGCAACATCTTCTCACGCCTGGGTACTGGCAGTGTTCCGTTCCTGATGCCATTGATGTTGCAGGTCGGCTTTGGTTATACCGCGCTGCTGGCTGGCTGCATGATGGCCCCCCTCGCGCTGGGTTCTGTATTGGCTAAGTCGATGGTGACGAGCGTACTACGCGGGTTTGGTTACCGAAAAACGCTGGGAGGCATTAGCGTGATAATTGGCGTACTGGTGGCATCGTTCTCTTTACAATCGGAGAACTGGAATATTTTAGCATTGCTGATCCCGCTGTTTATTCTGGGATTGGCCATGTCAACTCAGTTTACGGCGATGAACACCATCACCCTGGCCGATCTGAACGACGGTAGCGCCAGCAGCGGTAACAGCCTGCTGGCCGTCACGCAGCAGTTGGCAATAGGTTTTGGTGTTGCGGTCAGCGCCGCAGTACTGCGGTTTTATGAAGATTTTGGCGGCGGCACATTGTATCAATTCCATGCTACTTTCCTGACCATGGGCATCGTTACCGTGCTGTCAGCGCTGGTATTCCTGCTGCTGAAGCCAGGAGACGGCGGCAATCTGATTAGCGATCGCGATAAGCAGAAAACTTAG
- the mobA gene encoding molybdenum cofactor guanylyltransferase MobA — MTKLPVTGVILAGGRSSRMGGADKGLIKWHNQPLYQHVLQRLQPQVTTVWISANRNIEVYQQSGVPVIRDTMADFPGPLAGILAALQQVETDWVVFTSCDTPCLPENMAQHLWLYRGKARAVWARTGERDHPTQVLLHRSLADSLQQYLMQGDRKLMLFLQQAGGHSVLFAQGEPAFRNFNYPEDLL, encoded by the coding sequence ATGACCAAACTGCCAGTAACCGGGGTGATCCTTGCGGGTGGCCGCAGCAGCCGTATGGGGGGAGCAGATAAAGGACTGATTAAATGGCATAACCAACCTCTTTATCAGCATGTGCTGCAACGTTTGCAGCCCCAGGTTACCACTGTATGGATCAGTGCCAATCGGAATATTGAGGTATATCAACAGAGCGGTGTGCCGGTAATCCGCGACACGATGGCAGACTTTCCCGGCCCGTTGGCTGGAATACTGGCGGCATTGCAGCAGGTGGAAACGGATTGGGTGGTTTTCACCTCCTGTGATACTCCCTGTTTACCTGAAAACATGGCTCAGCATTTGTGGCTATATAGAGGTAAAGCCCGTGCGGTCTGGGCGCGAACCGGGGAGCGTGACCACCCTACACAGGTGCTGCTGCATCGAAGCCTTGCTGATTCACTTCAGCAATATCTGATGCAAGGGGATCGGAAATTGATGCTGTTTCTTCAACAGGCAGGAGGGCACAGCGTTTTGTTTGCTCAGGGAGAACCTGCATTTCGCAATTTTAACTATCCGGAAGATCTTCTGTAG
- a CDS encoding serine/threonine protein kinase, whose product MPEPAFNFDTLTPDTILDALWGTGLRVESGLTALNSYENRVYQFFDDEKRRYVAKFYRPQRWSQAQIAEEHQFSAELLADEIPIAAPLMLQEAMLHQHQGFWFAVFPSLGGRQYETDNYDHLEWVGRFLGRIHQVGQRREFSARPTIGLQEYIDQPLQILSTSPLVPAKLKDQLLTCVERLRATLLNCWHTQWQPLRLHGDCHPGNILWRDGPLFVDLDDARNGPAIQDLWMLVNGDRREQRLQWEILLEAYGEFCEFDTHQLSLIEPLRAMRMVYYLAWVVRRWQDPAFPVNFPWMTDEDFWRRQISIFNEQNKLLQEPPLQLLPVFPV is encoded by the coding sequence ATGCCAGAACCTGCTTTTAACTTTGATACTTTAACGCCAGATACTATTCTTGATGCGCTCTGGGGCACAGGGCTGCGCGTAGAGTCCGGATTGACAGCGCTGAACAGCTATGAAAACCGCGTCTATCAGTTCTTTGATGACGAGAAGCGCCGTTATGTCGCGAAGTTTTACCGCCCGCAGCGCTGGTCACAGGCGCAGATTGCGGAAGAACATCAGTTTTCTGCGGAACTGCTTGCCGATGAAATCCCGATCGCGGCACCGCTGATGTTGCAAGAGGCAATGCTCCACCAGCACCAGGGGTTCTGGTTTGCGGTGTTCCCAAGCCTTGGTGGACGGCAGTATGAAACGGATAACTACGATCACCTTGAGTGGGTGGGGCGCTTTTTAGGGCGTATCCATCAGGTGGGACAACGTAGAGAATTTTCTGCAAGACCAACTATCGGCCTGCAGGAATACATTGATCAACCTTTGCAGATCCTGAGTACCAGCCCGCTGGTCCCCGCTAAGTTAAAAGATCAACTCCTTACCTGTGTTGAGCGCCTGCGCGCAACGCTGCTCAATTGTTGGCATACTCAGTGGCAGCCATTGCGTTTACACGGTGACTGCCATCCAGGCAATATTCTGTGGCGTGACGGACCGCTTTTTGTTGACCTTGATGATGCACGTAATGGCCCGGCCATTCAGGATTTATGGATGTTGGTTAACGGCGACCGCCGGGAACAGCGTCTGCAATGGGAAATCCTGTTGGAAGCTTACGGTGAGTTCTGTGAATTCGATACTCATCAACTGTCACTGATTGAACCTTTACGTGCCATGCGGATGGTTTATTATCTGGCTTGGGTAGTGCGTCGTTGGCAAGATCCGGCATTCCCGGTGAACTTCCCATGGATGACGGATGAGGATTTCTGGCGCCGACAGATTTCCATATTCAATGAACAGAACAAGCTGTTGCAAGAGCCTCCGCTTCAGCTGTTGCCTGTATTCCCGGTGTGA
- the dsbA gene encoding thiol:disulfide interchange protein DsbA: MKKIWLALVGMVLAFSASAAPFTNGQQYVTLDKPVTGEPQVLEFFSFYCPHCYEFERVWHVSEAVKKNLPANVKVTKYHVEFLGGDMGKAVTQAWAVAMALGVEDKVTAPVFEGIQKTQTITDPATLKETFVKAAGIKPADYDAAWNSFVVRSLVAQQEKAAADMDLRGVPAMFVNGKYMVNSGGLDTSSMDNYVQQYANLVNFLTTQK; the protein is encoded by the coding sequence ATGAAAAAGATTTGGTTAGCGCTCGTCGGTATGGTTCTGGCATTTAGCGCCTCAGCGGCTCCATTTACCAACGGCCAGCAGTATGTCACCCTCGATAAGCCCGTTACCGGCGAACCGCAGGTTCTTGAATTCTTCTCATTCTATTGCCCGCATTGCTACGAGTTTGAACGCGTGTGGCACGTCAGCGAAGCGGTGAAAAAAAATCTTCCAGCCAATGTTAAAGTGACGAAGTACCACGTTGAATTCCTTGGTGGCGATATGGGGAAAGCGGTAACCCAGGCATGGGCTGTAGCGATGGCGCTGGGTGTTGAAGATAAAGTGACCGCCCCTGTTTTTGAGGGTATTCAGAAAACTCAGACCATCACCGACCCTGCAACGCTAAAAGAGACGTTTGTTAAAGCTGCGGGAATTAAGCCAGCAGATTACGATGCTGCCTGGAATAGCTTCGTGGTGAGATCTCTGGTCGCACAGCAGGAAAAAGCAGCAGCTGACATGGATCTGCGAGGCGTGCCGGCGATGTTCGTTAATGGCAAATATATGGTTAATAGCGGTGGACTGGATACCAGCTCAATGGATAACTACGTTCAGCAATATGCTAACCTGGTGAACTTCCTGACTACCCAGAAGTAA
- the polA gene encoding DNA polymerase I translates to MAQIAENPLILVDGSSYLYRAYHAFPPLTNSAGEPTGAMYGVLNMLRSLLLQYKPSHVAVVFDAKGKTFRDELFDAYKSHRPPMPDDLRAQIEPLHKMVKAMGLPLLAISGVEADDVIGTLALEAEKAGRAVLISTGDKDMAQLVTPDITLINTMNNAILGPDEVVEKYGIPPSLMIDFLALMGDSSDNIPGVAGVGEKTAQALLQGLGGVKEIYDNLDKVATLTFRGAKTMAARLEQNKEMALLSYQLATIKTDVELELTSDQLTVEEPAVEELLALFKHYEFKRWITDLEDGKWLQGNKGSPSTKKKAAVQNEPAVAEATSMLSSDGYVTILDEDTFTSWLKKLQDSELFAFDLETDSLDTLSANIIGLSFATAPGEAAYLPVAHDYLDAPEQLDRSDVLARLKPLLEDPQAQKVGQNLKFDRGVLKRYDIELQGIRFDTMLESYALNSVAGRHDMDTLASRWLNHKTVTFEEIAGKGKNQLTFNQIALEQAAHYAAEDADVTLQLHVKMWPELEKEQGPKNVFEQVEMPLVPVISRIERNGVLIDPGILATHSQELGSRLAELELKAHELAGEPFNLSSPKQLQTILFEKQGIKPTKKTPGGAPSTSEEVLAELALDYPLPKVILEHRGLAKLKSTYTDKLPLMINPHSGRVHTSYHQTVTATGRLSSSDPNLQNIPVRNDEGRRIRQAFIAPQGHRIVAADYSQIELRIMAHLSQDKGLLSAFASEQDIHRATAAEVFGVSLDKVSGEQRRSAKAINFGLIYGMSAFGLSRQLNIGAGEAKKYMDLYFERYPGVLQYMESTRELAAQKGYVSTLDGRRLYLPDIKASNAMRRKAAERAAINAPMQGTAADIIKRAMIAVDRWLEQQPSPEVKMIMQVHDELVFEVHADAVEAACAQIRALMEGSMKLDVPLRVDIGVGDNWDQAH, encoded by the coding sequence ATGGCTCAAATTGCAGAAAACCCGCTGATTTTGGTAGATGGCTCTTCCTACCTGTATCGTGCTTATCACGCGTTTCCTCCGCTGACTAATAGCGCGGGTGAACCCACCGGTGCAATGTACGGCGTATTAAATATGCTTCGCAGCCTGCTGTTGCAATATAAGCCAAGTCATGTCGCTGTGGTTTTTGATGCCAAGGGTAAAACGTTCCGCGACGAACTGTTTGATGCGTATAAATCCCACCGTCCCCCCATGCCTGACGATCTGCGCGCGCAGATTGAGCCGTTACACAAAATGGTTAAAGCGATGGGGCTGCCTCTGCTGGCCATCTCCGGCGTTGAAGCTGATGACGTAATCGGCACGCTGGCGCTTGAAGCCGAGAAAGCAGGGCGCGCGGTATTGATCAGCACCGGTGATAAAGATATGGCTCAGCTGGTCACGCCTGATATCACGCTGATCAACACCATGAATAACGCGATTCTCGGCCCTGATGAAGTGGTTGAGAAATACGGCATCCCACCCTCGTTGATGATTGATTTCCTTGCCCTGATGGGTGACTCCTCTGACAACATCCCCGGTGTTGCTGGCGTGGGTGAGAAAACGGCGCAGGCGCTGCTTCAGGGGTTGGGCGGCGTGAAAGAGATTTACGATAACCTGGACAAAGTGGCGACGCTGACATTCCGGGGTGCCAAAACGATGGCCGCCAGGCTGGAGCAAAATAAAGAGATGGCACTCCTCTCTTATCAGCTGGCGACGATTAAAACGGACGTTGAACTTGAACTGACCAGCGACCAGCTAACGGTGGAAGAACCGGCGGTAGAGGAGCTGCTGGCGCTATTCAAGCATTACGAGTTCAAGCGCTGGATTACCGATCTTGAAGACGGCAAGTGGTTGCAGGGTAATAAAGGTAGCCCGTCAACGAAAAAAAAGGCGGCGGTGCAAAACGAACCGGCAGTGGCAGAAGCGACCAGCATGCTTTCCTCAGACGGCTATGTCACCATCCTTGACGAAGACACGTTCACCAGCTGGTTGAAAAAATTACAGGACAGCGAACTGTTTGCTTTCGATCTGGAAACGGATTCTCTGGACACGCTTAGCGCTAATATCATCGGCCTTTCATTTGCGACTGCGCCTGGTGAGGCCGCCTATCTGCCGGTCGCTCATGACTATCTTGATGCACCCGAACAGCTGGATCGCAGCGATGTGCTTGCGCGCCTTAAGCCACTGCTGGAAGACCCGCAGGCACAGAAAGTTGGGCAGAACCTTAAGTTCGATCGCGGCGTGCTAAAGCGTTATGACATCGAATTACAGGGGATCCGCTTTGATACCATGCTGGAATCCTACGCGCTGAACAGCGTGGCCGGTCGCCATGATATGGATACGCTGGCATCGCGCTGGTTAAATCATAAGACCGTCACTTTTGAAGAAATAGCCGGCAAAGGTAAGAATCAGCTAACTTTCAACCAAATTGCGCTGGAGCAGGCGGCGCACTATGCAGCAGAAGATGCCGACGTAACGCTACAGCTGCATGTGAAAATGTGGCCGGAGCTGGAAAAAGAACAGGGACCTAAAAACGTCTTTGAACAGGTCGAAATGCCGCTGGTGCCGGTCATTTCACGTATAGAACGTAATGGGGTGCTGATCGACCCGGGTATTTTGGCCACGCATTCGCAGGAGCTGGGCAGCCGCCTGGCGGAGCTGGAGCTGAAAGCGCATGAACTGGCAGGCGAGCCGTTCAACCTTTCATCACCGAAACAGCTGCAAACCATCCTGTTCGAAAAGCAGGGTATTAAGCCCACCAAAAAAACCCCTGGCGGTGCGCCCTCTACCAGTGAAGAAGTGCTGGCTGAACTGGCGCTGGATTACCCGTTACCGAAGGTAATTCTGGAGCATCGCGGCCTTGCCAAACTAAAATCGACCTATACCGACAAGCTGCCGCTGATGATCAATCCGCATAGCGGACGGGTACATACATCTTATCACCAGACGGTAACTGCAACCGGGCGTCTCTCTTCCAGCGATCCCAACCTGCAAAACATCCCGGTACGCAATGATGAAGGTCGTCGCATTCGCCAGGCATTTATTGCGCCGCAAGGCCATCGTATCGTGGCGGCGGACTACTCGCAGATTGAGCTGCGCATCATGGCGCACCTGTCACAGGATAAAGGACTGCTATCGGCCTTTGCCAGCGAACAGGATATTCACCGTGCCACGGCGGCAGAAGTGTTCGGCGTGTCGCTGGACAAGGTCAGCGGAGAGCAGCGCCGTAGCGCCAAGGCAATTAACTTTGGTCTGATTTACGGTATGAGCGCTTTTGGTTTGTCGCGTCAGCTAAATATTGGCGCAGGAGAAGCGAAGAAGTATATGGATCTTTATTTTGAGCGCTATCCGGGGGTTCTGCAATACATGGAAAGTACTCGCGAGCTGGCGGCGCAGAAAGGCTATGTATCGACGCTGGACGGTCGCCGTCTGTACCTGCCGGATATCAAAGCCAGTAATGCCATGCGCCGTAAGGCGGCCGAGCGTGCGGCAATCAATGCCCCGATGCAGGGTACCGCAGCGGATATCATCAAGCGTGCCATGATTGCCGTAGATCGCTGGCTGGAGCAGCAGCCATCCCCTGAAGTCAAAATGATTATGCAGGTGCACGATGAGTTGGTGTTTGAAGTGCATGCGGATGCGGTAGAAGCGGCTTGCGCGCAGATCCGTGCGTTGATGGAGGGGAGCATGAAGCTGGATGTGCCGTTGCGCGTAGATATTGGCGTAGGTGACAACTGGGACCAGGCTCACTAA
- the yihA gene encoding ribosome biogenesis GTP-binding protein YihA/YsxC, producing MSGWNYHLTHFVTSAPDIRHLPADTGIEVAFAGRSNAGKSSALNTLTNQRSLARTSKTPGRTQLINLFQVAEGYRLVDLPGYGYAEVPEETKLKWQRSLAEYLHDRHCLKGLVVLMDIRHPLKELDRQMVLWAVQSGREVLVLLTKADKLASGARKAQLNAVREEAKTFLGTVEVELFSSLKKIGVDKLSQKLDSWYRDLPPATEENAV from the coding sequence TTGTCTGGCTGGAATTATCACCTCACCCATTTTGTCACCAGCGCCCCCGATATTCGCCATTTGCCTGCCGATACCGGCATTGAGGTTGCTTTTGCCGGGCGTTCGAACGCGGGGAAATCCAGTGCGTTAAATACGCTGACGAATCAGAGAAGCCTTGCACGTACCAGTAAAACACCGGGGCGCACGCAGCTGATTAACCTGTTTCAGGTTGCTGAAGGCTACCGTCTGGTCGACCTGCCTGGCTATGGCTATGCCGAAGTTCCGGAAGAGACAAAGCTGAAGTGGCAGCGTTCTCTGGCGGAGTATCTGCACGACCGCCACTGCCTTAAAGGACTGGTGGTTCTGATGGACATTCGCCACCCGTTGAAAGAGCTGGACAGACAAATGGTCTTGTGGGCCGTGCAGAGCGGGAGAGAAGTGCTGGTGCTGTTGACCAAAGCCGACAAACTGGCGTCCGGCGCGCGCAAAGCACAGTTGAATGCAGTAAGGGAAGAGGCTAAAACCTTCCTGGGTACGGTAGAGGTTGAACTGTTTTCATCGTTGAAGAAAATTGGCGTCGACAAACTGAGCCAGAAGCTGGACAGCTGGTATCGCGATCTTCCTCCGGCGACCGAAGAAAACGCGGTCTGA
- the yihI gene encoding Der GTPase-activating protein YihI — MKQPARTPQDKKPASRVKRKTREEINQEARDRKRDKKHSGNTSGSRANPVTGSQKGDKSKPAKDPRIGSKKAIALGADIVPTKPVKAAKPAVAKKPRLSPEEELAMLENDPRLDALLDRLENGETLSAEDQAWLDQSLDRIDALMEQLGIALDDDAADDEQAEEDMYRLLKGNH; from the coding sequence ATGAAGCAGCCTGCACGCACGCCCCAGGATAAGAAACCGGCATCACGAGTGAAACGCAAAACTCGTGAAGAAATCAACCAGGAAGCACGCGATCGCAAACGCGACAAAAAGCACAGCGGCAATACCTCCGGTAGCCGGGCTAATCCGGTCACCGGGAGCCAGAAGGGCGATAAGAGCAAACCCGCTAAAGACCCACGCATCGGGAGTAAGAAGGCGATTGCACTGGGTGCGGATATTGTCCCCACTAAGCCGGTTAAAGCGGCTAAACCGGCGGTGGCGAAAAAACCGCGTCTGTCGCCGGAAGAAGAGCTGGCGATGCTGGAAAATGACCCACGTCTGGATGCGTTGCTTGACCGTCTGGAAAATGGCGAGACCCTGTCAGCAGAAGATCAGGCCTGGCTGGATCAGTCGCTTGACCGTATTGATGCGCTGATGGAGCAATTAGGTATTGCGCTGGATGATGACGCCGCCGACGACGAACAGGCGGAAGAAGACATGTATCGTCTGCTGAAAGGTAATCATTGA
- the hemN gene encoding oxygen-independent coproporphyrinogen III oxidase, producing MQIQTTEWDLPLIEKYNLSGPRYTSYPTALEFHQNYDEQAFLQAALRYPERPLSLYLHIPFCHRLCYFCGCNKQVTRQQHKADDYLAALMLEIAARARLFQQRTVSQMHWGGGTPTFLNKEQIGRLMACLRQHFHFSDTAEISIEVDPREIELDVLDHLRAEGFNRLSMGVQDFNKQVQEKVNRVQDEETIFALVARARQLGFISTNIDLIYGLPAQTPESFAFTLQKVAELNPDRLSVFNYAHMPALFAAQRKIREAELPDAQQKLAILQQTIATLTAQDYQFIGMDHFARRDDELAVAQRAGELHRNFQGYTTQGNCDLLGMGVSAISRLGDSYAQNHKELKHYYAQIHASNTALWRGLQLTEDDCLRSDVIKRLICHFSLSFKSIETRWGIRFRDYFAQDLAQLQPLIADGLVECHDNALVVTAKGRLLIRNICMCFDRYLRQKTSGARFSRVI from the coding sequence ATGCAGATACAGACGACAGAGTGGGATCTTCCACTGATCGAGAAATACAACCTATCCGGCCCACGCTACACTTCTTATCCGACCGCGCTGGAGTTCCATCAGAATTACGATGAGCAGGCCTTTTTGCAGGCTGCGCTGCGTTATCCTGAACGCCCGCTGTCACTCTATTTGCATATTCCGTTCTGCCATCGCCTTTGCTATTTCTGCGGCTGTAACAAGCAGGTGACGCGTCAGCAGCATAAAGCCGATGACTATCTTGCCGCACTGATGCTGGAAATTGCCGCCCGCGCCCGGTTATTTCAACAGCGTACCGTCAGTCAGATGCACTGGGGCGGCGGCACGCCAACCTTCCTCAATAAAGAGCAGATCGGCCGCCTGATGGCGTGTCTGCGTCAGCATTTTCATTTTAGCGATACGGCGGAGATATCGATTGAGGTTGACCCGCGAGAAATTGAGCTGGATGTATTAGATCATCTGCGTGCTGAGGGGTTTAACCGCCTGAGCATGGGGGTGCAGGACTTTAATAAGCAGGTGCAGGAAAAGGTGAACCGGGTGCAGGATGAGGAGACGATCTTCGCTCTGGTAGCCCGTGCGCGTCAGCTGGGGTTTATTTCCACCAATATTGACCTGATTTATGGTTTGCCAGCACAAACGCCGGAAAGCTTTGCCTTTACCTTGCAGAAAGTGGCCGAGCTGAATCCTGACAGGCTGAGCGTATTTAACTATGCCCATATGCCCGCACTGTTCGCTGCCCAGCGCAAAATCCGTGAGGCCGAGCTACCGGACGCACAGCAGAAGTTAGCGATTCTGCAACAGACCATTGCTACCCTGACGGCACAGGATTACCAGTTTATAGGCATGGATCACTTTGCCCGCCGGGACGACGAGCTGGCGGTAGCGCAGCGTGCGGGCGAACTGCATCGCAACTTTCAGGGTTACACCACTCAGGGCAACTGCGATTTGTTGGGAATGGGCGTATCGGCGATAAGCCGGCTTGGGGACAGTTATGCGCAGAATCACAAGGAGCTGAAGCACTATTATGCGCAAATACACGCCAGCAACACGGCGCTGTGGCGTGGTTTACAGCTGACGGAAGATGACTGTCTGCGTAGCGATGTGATTAAGCGCCTGATTTGTCATTTTTCCCTGTCATTTAAAAGCATTGAGACGCGCTGGGGAATTCGCTTCCGCGACTACTTTGCGCAGGATCTGGCACAGCTACAGCCGCTGATCGCCGACGGGCTGGTGGAATGCCATGATAACGCGCTTGTCGTCACCGCTAAGGGACGATTGTTGATCAGGAATATCTGCATGTGCTTCGACCGCTATCTGCGTCAGAAAACGTCTGGTGCACGATTCTCAAGGGTTATCTGA